Proteins encoded together in one Elusimicrobiota bacterium window:
- a CDS encoding nucleotide sugar dehydrogenase, translating to MDFLDRLRERSLTVGVLGLGYVGLPLAMEFCRKGFKTVGFEVNPERVADLKRGKSYVLDVSSGELKKYLEAGLFRATDAVKLLPECDVIFICVQTPLRKSKEPDVSNICAAAERISHNLRKGQLIILESTTFPGTTDDIILPILNKNGRRLGRDFFLAFSPERVDPGNKNFNIANTPKVVGGTDPMSRKLAQAVYSEIVREVVPVSSTQAAEMVKLLENSFRAVNIALVNEMAQICNKLGLDVWEIIAAAATKPFGFTPFYPGPGIGGHCIPKDPQLLAWKMKTLNFEPRFLQIASAINGTMPRYTVERIAHLLNESRKPLNGSRILILGVAYKPNTSDYRESPSLDVMQLLIEAKAQVAYHDPFVPKLSLAGQSFSCSPLTAQALKASDCVAILTGHRDVDYDKVLRHSPWVFDARNATQGIARPNLQRL from the coding sequence ATGGATTTCTTGGACCGCCTGAGGGAGCGCTCGCTCACCGTCGGGGTCTTGGGCCTGGGCTATGTCGGGCTGCCCCTGGCCATGGAGTTCTGCCGCAAGGGCTTCAAGACCGTGGGCTTCGAGGTCAACCCGGAGCGGGTCGCGGATCTCAAGCGCGGCAAATCCTACGTCTTGGACGTTTCCTCTGGCGAACTCAAGAAGTACCTGGAGGCCGGCCTCTTCCGGGCCACGGACGCCGTCAAGCTCCTGCCCGAGTGCGACGTCATCTTCATCTGCGTGCAGACTCCCTTGCGCAAGAGCAAGGAGCCCGACGTCAGCAACATCTGCGCCGCGGCCGAGCGCATTTCCCATAACCTGAGGAAGGGCCAGCTCATCATCCTCGAGAGCACCACTTTCCCCGGGACCACCGACGACATCATCCTCCCCATCCTCAATAAAAATGGGCGCAGGCTGGGCCGGGACTTTTTCCTGGCTTTCTCTCCCGAGCGGGTGGACCCCGGCAATAAGAATTTCAACATCGCCAACACCCCGAAGGTGGTGGGCGGCACGGACCCCATGTCCCGCAAGCTTGCCCAGGCGGTCTACTCCGAGATCGTGCGCGAGGTCGTGCCCGTCTCCTCCACTCAGGCGGCCGAGATGGTCAAGCTCTTGGAGAACTCCTTCCGCGCCGTCAATATCGCGCTCGTCAACGAGATGGCTCAGATTTGCAACAAGCTGGGACTCGATGTCTGGGAGATCATCGCGGCCGCGGCCACCAAGCCCTTCGGCTTTACTCCCTTTTACCCGGGGCCCGGGATCGGCGGGCACTGCATCCCCAAGGACCCCCAGCTCCTGGCTTGGAAGATGAAGACCCTCAATTTCGAGCCGCGCTTCCTCCAGATCGCCTCGGCTATCAATGGCACCATGCCCCGCTACACCGTGGAGCGCATCGCCCATCTCCTCAACGAAAGCCGCAAGCCGTTGAACGGCAGCCGCATCCTGATCCTGGGCGTGGCCTACAAGCCCAATACCTCGGACTACCGGGAGTCCCCTTCCTTGGACGTGATGCAGCTTCTCATCGAGGCCAAGGCCCAGGTCGCCTACCACGACCCCTTCGTGCCCAAGCTGTCCTTGGCGGGCCAGAGCTTCAGCTGTTCGCCGCTGACCGCCCAGGCGCTCAAGGCCAGCGACTGCGTCGCCATCCTCACCGGCCATCGGGACGTGGATTACGACAAGGTTCTGCGTCACAGCCCCTGGGTTTTCGACGCCCGCAACGCAACCCAGGGAATCGCCCGTCCCAATCTCCAGAGGCTTTGA
- a CDS encoding PAS domain S-box protein: MPEASPSPFERQSLEALKGLGKALGQMSLYKVGHPAVAETLKAVLAELSAVLEQTSEGELAYSLDQDKLIANGRIAGLLSRLPSAIPAFFTRFKIGSLTLKRGLEYQELVALCELSAARQDLGQPGQAFLDAKGASHILLNEAVYTKLKAVDLNEALQNKSAESTIQALIQKAVPNAAQHGELYEKVMHLLQDDVERRVEEVVSPIRKEKSRLENEQARTMSVLQNVAEGVVMVDDQGRVLMMNPAAEQIYGASLAQLAGKPLSEAVGENHVTALAAEIATPTDRPIKPEVKVLADEETRRVVKAAGAMVQNEAGKVVGMVSALTDSVKHKEFQSLQRDFVAHVTHELRAPLSSIRAALEILQDEVSAKIEQKDNQVLGTAIRNSERLSGLIDSILDFSKIESGQMTVYPKRASAESLAREAVESLTPWAKKQGLALTLSLGQALPLVAADAKRTVQVLVNLISNAIKFTPAGGRITVSANWPKALGKASLGEKQLLFSVVDTGCGIAKDDQDRIFEKFVQIASGELHVGGTGLGLAIAKALVHMQEGKMWVESESGKGSTFYFTLPVHHEPAEPALRKPAPRSLWQRILGLFQ; the protein is encoded by the coding sequence ATGCCCGAGGCCAGCCCCTCGCCGTTCGAAAGGCAGTCCCTCGAGGCCTTGAAAGGCTTGGGCAAGGCCTTGGGGCAGATGTCGCTCTATAAGGTGGGCCATCCCGCGGTCGCCGAGACCCTGAAGGCGGTTTTGGCGGAGCTATCGGCGGTCTTGGAACAAACTTCCGAAGGGGAGCTCGCCTATTCCCTGGACCAAGACAAGCTCATCGCCAATGGCCGCATCGCGGGGCTTCTGTCGCGCCTGCCCTCGGCTATTCCGGCTTTTTTCACGCGCTTTAAGATAGGCAGTCTCACTTTGAAGCGGGGCTTGGAGTATCAGGAGTTGGTGGCGTTATGCGAGCTCTCGGCGGCGCGGCAGGACTTGGGCCAGCCGGGCCAAGCCTTCCTCGACGCTAAGGGAGCCTCCCATATCCTTCTCAACGAGGCGGTCTACACCAAGCTCAAGGCCGTGGACCTCAACGAGGCCCTGCAGAACAAGTCAGCGGAGAGCACCATCCAGGCCCTCATCCAGAAGGCCGTGCCCAACGCGGCCCAGCACGGGGAGCTTTACGAGAAGGTGATGCATCTGTTGCAGGACGACGTGGAGCGCCGCGTGGAGGAGGTCGTCTCGCCCATCCGCAAGGAGAAGAGCCGCCTCGAAAACGAGCAGGCCCGTACCATGAGCGTGCTCCAGAACGTGGCGGAGGGCGTGGTCATGGTGGACGATCAGGGCCGGGTTCTCATGATGAACCCCGCCGCGGAGCAGATTTATGGGGCCTCCTTGGCCCAGCTGGCGGGCAAGCCCCTGTCGGAGGCCGTGGGGGAGAACCATGTCACGGCCTTGGCCGCCGAGATCGCCACGCCCACGGACCGCCCCATCAAACCAGAGGTCAAGGTGCTGGCCGACGAGGAGACCCGCAGAGTGGTCAAGGCCGCCGGGGCCATGGTCCAGAACGAAGCCGGCAAGGTCGTGGGCATGGTCTCGGCTCTCACCGACTCGGTCAAGCATAAGGAGTTCCAGAGCCTCCAGCGCGACTTCGTGGCCCACGTGACCCACGAGCTGCGGGCTCCCCTGTCCTCCATACGCGCGGCGTTGGAGATACTGCAGGACGAGGTCTCGGCCAAGATCGAGCAAAAGGATAACCAGGTTTTGGGCACGGCCATCCGCAACAGTGAGAGGCTCTCGGGCCTCATCGACAGCATTTTGGATTTCTCCAAGATCGAATCGGGGCAGATGACGGTCTACCCCAAGAGGGCCTCCGCAGAGAGCCTGGCGCGCGAGGCCGTGGAAAGCCTGACCCCCTGGGCCAAGAAGCAGGGGCTGGCCCTGACCTTGTCGCTGGGGCAGGCCTTGCCTCTGGTCGCGGCCGATGCCAAGCGCACCGTCCAGGTCCTCGTTAATCTCATCTCGAACGCCATCAAGTTTACCCCAGCCGGGGGCCGAATCACGGTGAGCGCCAACTGGCCCAAGGCGCTGGGCAAGGCGTCTCTGGGCGAGAAGCAGCTTCTTTTTTCGGTGGTGGACACGGGCTGCGGGATTGCCAAGGACGATCAGGACCGGATATTCGAGAAATTCGTCCAGATCGCATCGGGCGAGCTGCACGTGGGAGGGACGGGCTTGGGGCTGGCCATCGCCAAGGCCCTGGTCCACATGCAGGAGGGCAAGATGTGGGTGGAAAGCGAGTCCGGCAAGGGCTCGACATTTTATTTCACTTTGCCCGTGCACCACGAGCCGGCCGAGCCGGCTTTGCGCAAGCCTGCGCCGCGCTCGCTCTGGCAGAGGATACTCGGCCTTTTTCAATGA
- a CDS encoding ComF family protein produces MGWEWARETLWHWIWPRTCAHCREDLPKGADGPLCRACLLLLVPWEFSPSGGLKRCPLLRAAYLYRGSAVSVVHAFKYRGQKSAAKAAGLWMAAELARFPELERPRALVPVPLHPSRLRERGYNQSLLLAESLSRACSIPVRELLVRTRKTKPQLELNRQERLKNLQHSMQARQRLEGGRFWIIDDVCTSGASLEAAAEALLDAGATQALGYVFARQLIEKGRVSSARASAAQACAKPARPARGARAK; encoded by the coding sequence ATGGGCTGGGAATGGGCGCGGGAAACTCTATGGCATTGGATTTGGCCGAGGACTTGCGCGCATTGCCGGGAGGATTTGCCCAAGGGCGCGGATGGACCGCTTTGCCGGGCCTGCCTGCTGCTGCTCGTGCCTTGGGAATTTTCCCCCTCGGGAGGCCTTAAGCGCTGCCCCCTCCTGCGCGCGGCCTATCTCTACCGCGGCTCGGCGGTATCAGTAGTTCACGCCTTCAAATACAGGGGCCAGAAAAGCGCGGCCAAGGCCGCGGGTCTGTGGATGGCGGCGGAGCTGGCCCGATTCCCCGAGCTTGAGCGGCCCCGGGCCCTGGTGCCAGTACCCCTGCACCCGTCCCGTCTGCGAGAGCGCGGGTACAACCAGTCCCTGCTCCTGGCCGAGTCCCTCTCCCGGGCCTGCAGCATTCCCGTGCGGGAGCTCTTGGTCCGCACGCGCAAAACCAAGCCCCAGCTCGAGCTCAATCGCCAGGAGCGCCTCAAGAACCTCCAGCATTCCATGCAAGCGCGGCAACGGCTCGAGGGAGGAAGATTCTGGATCATAGACGACGTCTGCACCAGCGGAGCCTCTCTGGAGGCCGCGGCGGAGGCCCTGCTCGACGCGGGCGCGACGCAGGCGCTGGGCTACGTCTTCGCCCGGCAGCTCATTGAAAAAGGCCGAGTATCCTCTGCCAGAGCGAGCGCGGCGCAGGCTTGCGCAAAGCCGGCTCGGCCGGCTCGTGGTGCACGGGCAAAGTGA
- a CDS encoding PBP1A family penicillin-binding protein, whose translation MKALFLGLLAAAIAAAAFLGRGFWTYKNLERSVVQRMDQYYLAITSPGREAYLLGSDEVFEVPYMASKLSVEALPTQILDAQDRLLGEFSPRKGLYVSDPEDIPDSLKKALVATEDGNFYQHHGVNWRALLRAAAVNLKNLRVKQGGSTLTQQLAKMMFTTRQRTFGRKLFELFCARKLEGKFTKDQILLMYLNFAYFGGGCYGIESAARAYFGKSAKELELEESAMLAGLVASPSRYSPFENLELAKARQRTVLTRMARLGFISSSAARNQSPQFWRRFEAGSAVPEISFWRMEVNEAPYAVEFLRRQLLTRFSQERLIKGGLRVRTTFDLDIQREAQRALKEGLARENRGLSRETPPVEGALAAVNPEDGAVLALVGGSAFNFQNQLIRAADSRRPMGSTVKPFIFAVALASGRFRLEDEITDAPRRYPMGGGRVWSPRNYGNKYYGEVTLRLALQKSLNSVAVQLLRDADKDAVARILSQASGAPEARFPRNLSLALGAADLSALETARAYAVFVNGGRAVEPYFIRSIQDREGRTLEERKPAGELPQVLDPGVSRALLEALRGVLGPEGTAYAAAQRAGFSLPAAGKTGTTDDYRDAWFAGVTADVSAAVWIGHDDARVALGAGKSGGIVAAPIWMDFVKGIYRGRPTRPLPN comes from the coding sequence GTGAAAGCGTTATTCTTGGGTTTGCTGGCGGCGGCAATTGCCGCGGCTGCGTTCTTGGGCCGCGGGTTCTGGACTTACAAGAACCTCGAGAGATCCGTGGTCCAGCGCATGGATCAATATTACCTTGCCATCACATCGCCCGGCCGCGAGGCGTATCTCCTGGGGAGCGACGAGGTTTTCGAGGTGCCGTACATGGCATCCAAGCTTTCGGTGGAGGCCCTGCCCACGCAGATATTAGACGCCCAGGATAGGCTCCTAGGAGAGTTCAGCCCGCGAAAGGGCCTGTACGTCTCCGACCCGGAGGATATCCCCGATTCCCTCAAGAAGGCTTTGGTCGCGACCGAAGACGGGAATTTCTACCAGCACCACGGCGTGAACTGGCGCGCGCTCCTGCGCGCCGCGGCGGTCAACCTCAAAAACCTACGGGTCAAGCAAGGAGGAAGCACCTTGACCCAACAGCTCGCCAAGATGATGTTCACCACCCGCCAGAGGACTTTCGGCCGCAAGCTCTTCGAGCTCTTTTGCGCGAGGAAGCTGGAGGGCAAGTTCACCAAGGACCAGATACTCCTCATGTATCTCAACTTCGCCTACTTCGGCGGCGGTTGCTACGGGATCGAATCCGCGGCCCGGGCCTATTTCGGCAAGTCCGCCAAAGAGCTCGAACTCGAGGAATCCGCGATGTTGGCCGGGCTCGTGGCCAGTCCTAGCCGCTACTCCCCATTCGAGAATCTGGAACTGGCCAAGGCCAGGCAAAGGACCGTGCTGACGCGCATGGCCCGGCTCGGCTTCATCTCTTCATCGGCGGCGAGAAACCAATCCCCGCAATTTTGGCGGCGGTTCGAGGCGGGGTCCGCCGTTCCGGAGATTTCTTTCTGGCGCATGGAAGTCAACGAGGCCCCTTATGCGGTGGAGTTCCTGCGCCGCCAGCTCCTCACCCGCTTCAGCCAGGAGAGGCTGATCAAGGGGGGATTGCGCGTTCGCACGACTTTCGACTTGGACATCCAACGCGAGGCCCAGCGCGCCTTGAAGGAGGGGCTGGCCCGCGAGAACCGGGGCTTGAGCCGGGAAACCCCTCCCGTGGAGGGGGCCTTGGCCGCCGTGAATCCTGAAGACGGGGCCGTTCTGGCCCTGGTCGGAGGCAGCGCTTTCAATTTCCAGAATCAGCTTATCCGCGCCGCGGACAGCCGCAGGCCCATGGGTTCGACAGTGAAGCCCTTCATTTTCGCGGTGGCTCTCGCCTCGGGCCGGTTCAGGCTTGAGGATGAGATAACGGACGCGCCGAGGCGCTACCCCATGGGCGGCGGCCGCGTTTGGTCGCCGCGCAATTACGGGAACAAGTATTACGGCGAGGTGACTTTGCGCTTGGCCCTGCAGAAGTCCTTGAATTCCGTGGCTGTCCAGCTTCTACGCGACGCGGACAAGGACGCGGTGGCGCGTATCCTCTCCCAGGCTTCAGGAGCGCCCGAGGCCCGGTTTCCCCGAAATCTGTCGCTGGCCTTGGGCGCTGCGGATCTCTCGGCCCTCGAGACGGCCCGGGCTTACGCCGTTTTCGTCAACGGCGGCCGCGCGGTGGAGCCTTACTTTATCCGCTCCATCCAGGATCGCGAGGGGCGGACTCTGGAGGAGCGCAAGCCCGCCGGGGAGCTACCGCAGGTGCTCGATCCCGGGGTCAGCCGGGCTCTCCTCGAGGCTCTCCGGGGAGTGCTCGGGCCCGAGGGAACGGCTTACGCCGCGGCCCAAAGGGCGGGATTCAGCCTGCCCGCAGCCGGCAAGACCGGGACTACGGATGACTACCGGGACGCGTGGTTTGCCGGGGTCACGGCGGACGTTTCGGCGGCGGTCTGGATCGGGCATGACGACGCCCGGGTCGCTCTCGGGGCTGGCAAATCCGGCGGGATCGTGGCGGCTCCGATCTGGATGGATTTCGTCAAGGGAATCTACCGCGGCAGGCCTACTCGGCCTCTTCCCAATTAG
- a CDS encoding nucleotidyltransferase domain-containing protein, with the protein MARQNLRLAACLFLLRAFPLPLKATVHQYPSGTRPQTPLPRELSLFKFVPTAAYEIRARARLARRLEGPMPGESASAVARAMFAETAPHSPESAVFLTAEGRAETFAPLARPFPAPSHGEAARVRSPKIRFPEAGWRQRLREELFFGSLYWQGLKWYLFDHILDVWSLHKRDAALAASRGETLPIAKRREFFSYMRIMGIQGTYYVLGHSSLVDEKVMREARVAFQKYFVSPGVGGKEKAAFEAFMARALAYNRAGISQSNFRQRLRDALLKGSLKLAAELAPYFDSLVSESLAEETAEFQKNKQAEVLTSFQQAVEETLREENPAAPGGVLAAVLIGSFAYGSANPRSDFDLELVSEGGQARAAEAFVKRIEERWGRGPYGKPHPVMVHERPYPLSKNLMLRIHDVPYLVFSVDPEIASYLSRGPADPPSFKTERRGSWVGRLLRWLQWGVVHLTTYWADFKDGADGSGAASRAISKI; encoded by the coding sequence ATGGCGCGGCAGAACTTGCGTCTTGCGGCCTGTCTCTTCCTTCTCCGCGCGTTTCCCCTTCCTTTAAAAGCGACCGTCCATCAATATCCATCTGGGACCCGGCCCCAAACGCCCCTTCCGCGGGAGTTATCCCTCTTCAAATTTGTTCCGACGGCGGCCTACGAGATTCGGGCGCGAGCCAGGCTCGCGCGGCGGCTGGAGGGGCCCATGCCCGGGGAAAGCGCCTCGGCCGTGGCGCGGGCCATGTTCGCGGAAACGGCGCCGCATTCGCCTGAGTCCGCCGTGTTTTTAACGGCGGAAGGCCGGGCCGAGACTTTCGCGCCCCTGGCGCGGCCTTTCCCGGCGCCCAGTCACGGCGAGGCGGCCCGGGTCAGGTCCCCCAAGATCCGCTTTCCGGAAGCCGGCTGGAGGCAGCGCCTTAGAGAGGAGCTGTTCTTTGGCTCCCTCTATTGGCAGGGGCTCAAGTGGTATCTTTTCGACCATATTCTCGACGTCTGGTCCCTGCACAAACGGGACGCGGCCTTGGCCGCGTCCCGAGGGGAAACCCTTCCCATCGCCAAGCGTCGTGAATTCTTTTCCTACATGAGAATCATGGGCATTCAGGGGACTTACTACGTCTTGGGCCACAGCTCCCTGGTTGATGAAAAAGTGATGCGCGAGGCGCGCGTGGCCTTCCAAAAATATTTCGTCTCTCCGGGAGTCGGGGGCAAGGAGAAAGCCGCCTTCGAGGCCTTCATGGCGCGGGCCCTGGCCTACAATCGCGCCGGGATATCCCAATCGAACTTTCGTCAGAGGCTGAGGGACGCCCTTCTCAAGGGGTCGCTTAAGCTCGCGGCGGAACTGGCGCCGTACTTCGACAGCCTGGTCTCGGAAAGCCTGGCCGAGGAAACGGCCGAGTTCCAGAAAAACAAGCAAGCCGAGGTGCTGACGAGCTTCCAGCAGGCGGTCGAGGAGACCCTGCGCGAGGAAAATCCCGCCGCCCCCGGCGGCGTACTGGCCGCCGTACTTATTGGGAGCTTCGCCTACGGCTCGGCCAACCCGCGCAGCGATTTCGACCTGGAGCTCGTTAGCGAGGGGGGCCAGGCCCGGGCCGCGGAGGCCTTCGTCAAGCGCATTGAGGAGCGCTGGGGGCGGGGGCCTTACGGAAAGCCTCATCCGGTCATGGTCCACGAGCGGCCCTATCCCTTGTCCAAGAACCTCATGCTGCGAATCCACGACGTGCCCTACCTGGTATTCTCGGTCGATCCCGAGATCGCCTCGTACTTGAGCCGCGGCCCTGCAGACCCGCCCTCGTTCAAGACCGAGCGTCGCGGAAGCTGGGTAGGCCGCCTGCTGCGCTGGCTTCAATGGGGAGTGGTCCACCTCACCACCTACTGGGCGGATTTCAAAGACGGTGCCGACGGTTCCGGCGCGGCCTCCCGCGCCATTTCCAAGATTTAG
- a CDS encoding class I SAM-dependent methyltransferase yields MTSLRDWTKSFFNSRIFSPGQSEAMAAAAGEAAFAARALGLKKGRKVLDLCCGTGRHSRLLARRGILVTGLDATPAYLRQARRLSGAGNPRYVLGDIRRLAYDEEFDAVLNLWTSFGYFLNPLEDFESLRGICRALKPGGLFLIDVVNAGYLRRHFLPRNWRRRADGSYLLEEAELRFGRDPSVVSTWTVIRPGHRPASAAHFLRLYDDKRLSRALSAAGLEPLRRWGSLEGGQLLADSKRLVILARKSLPK; encoded by the coding sequence ATGACCTCATTAAGAGACTGGACCAAATCCTTTTTTAACAGCCGGATTTTCTCGCCGGGACAATCCGAGGCCATGGCGGCCGCGGCCGGGGAAGCCGCCTTCGCCGCGCGGGCGCTGGGCCTGAAGAAGGGCCGCAAGGTCCTGGACCTCTGCTGCGGCACCGGCCGGCACAGCCGGCTTCTGGCCCGGCGCGGGATCCTCGTGACCGGCCTCGACGCGACGCCGGCGTATTTGAGGCAAGCGCGCCGCCTTTCAGGCGCCGGGAATCCGCGCTACGTTCTGGGCGATATACGGCGACTGGCCTACGACGAGGAATTCGATGCCGTCCTGAATCTTTGGACAAGCTTCGGATATTTTCTCAACCCCCTGGAGGACTTTGAGAGCCTCCGGGGGATATGCAGAGCCCTTAAGCCCGGCGGGCTTTTCCTGATTGACGTCGTCAACGCGGGATACCTCCGGCGCCATTTTCTTCCCAGGAACTGGCGCCGCCGCGCCGACGGCTCTTATCTATTGGAGGAGGCCGAGCTGCGCTTCGGACGAGATCCCTCGGTCGTCAGCACCTGGACGGTTATAAGGCCCGGCCATCGTCCGGCCTCCGCCGCCCACTTCTTGCGCCTCTACGATGACAAGCGCCTTTCCCGGGCCCTCTCCGCCGCGGGCCTGGAACCCCTGCGCCGCTGGGGCAGCCTTGAGGGCGGCCAGTTGCTTGCCGACAGCAAGCGCTTGGTTATTCTAGCCCGGAAGTCCCTTCCCAAATGA
- a CDS encoding transcriptional regulator gives MNELDKVIHQTVRTRIMAHLINVGQCDYTALKNTLALSDGHMSTHMKELLGAGYVEMKKTFVDNKPKTTYKVTKEGKKRFAEYVNTLKALIAMK, from the coding sequence ATGAACGAGCTCGATAAGGTCATTCATCAGACTGTTCGAACTCGAATAATGGCTCACCTCATTAACGTGGGTCAATGCGACTATACCGCGCTAAAAAATACGCTGGCCCTCTCTGATGGCCATATGAGCACACACATGAAGGAGCTTCTAGGCGCCGGCTATGTCGAAATGAAAAAGACCTTTGTGGATAACAAACCCAAAACCACTTATAAGGTCACGAAGGAGGGTAAGAAGCGATTCGCGGAATACGTGAACACATTAAAAGCACTCATCGCGATGAAATGA
- a CDS encoding glycosyltransferase family 2 protein, which produces MTAEKPVLSVVAPVHNEEGSLPEFHARLMRALGKLGVPFEVLYVDDGSRDRSPELLRRFHEENPAVKVLHFSRNFGHQVAITAGMDHALGAACVVMDSDGQDPPEVIEDLVAQWKKGSEVVYAVRIRREEETLFKRATAALFYRILKRITRVDMPVDAGDFRLIDRQVLAVLGRMRESHRFMRGLASWVGFRQAKVEYVRQARLAGKSHYPLWKMARFAVDAITSFSHEPLHWVTACGAGSFFASMLIGFWVLYVRLFNPRAVPGWTSLMVLVLFLGGIQLISLGVIGEYLGRVFDEVKRRPLYIVRKSLGYPPKEP; this is translated from the coding sequence GTGACGGCCGAGAAGCCGGTCTTGAGCGTGGTGGCCCCGGTGCACAACGAGGAGGGCAGCCTTCCCGAATTCCACGCTCGACTCATGCGCGCCCTGGGCAAGCTCGGCGTTCCATTCGAGGTCCTCTACGTGGACGACGGCTCGCGGGACCGATCGCCCGAGCTCTTGAGGAGGTTCCACGAGGAGAACCCCGCGGTCAAGGTCCTCCACTTCTCGCGCAACTTCGGGCACCAGGTCGCCATCACGGCCGGGATGGACCACGCCTTGGGTGCTGCTTGCGTGGTCATGGATAGCGACGGCCAGGACCCGCCGGAAGTCATCGAGGACCTCGTGGCGCAATGGAAAAAGGGCTCGGAGGTGGTCTACGCCGTCCGCATCAGGCGCGAGGAGGAAACCTTGTTCAAGCGCGCCACCGCCGCCCTCTTCTACCGAATCCTCAAGAGAATCACCCGCGTGGACATGCCAGTGGACGCGGGCGACTTCAGGCTTATCGACCGCCAGGTCCTCGCGGTGCTGGGCCGGATGAGGGAAAGCCACCGCTTCATGCGCGGGCTCGCCTCCTGGGTGGGATTTCGCCAGGCCAAGGTGGAGTACGTGCGCCAGGCTCGGCTCGCCGGCAAGAGCCACTACCCCCTCTGGAAAATGGCGCGCTTCGCCGTCGACGCCATCACCTCCTTCTCGCACGAGCCCCTGCACTGGGTGACCGCCTGCGGGGCCGGGTCGTTTTTCGCCTCCATGCTCATCGGATTTTGGGTGCTTTACGTCCGCCTGTTCAACCCGCGGGCCGTCCCCGGCTGGACCTCCCTCATGGTCCTGGTCCTGTTCCTGGGCGGGATCCAGCTCATTTCCCTCGGCGTCATCGGCGAGTACCTGGGACGGGTCTTCGATGAGGTCAAGCGCCGCCCCCTCTACATCGTCCGAAAATCCCTCGGGTACCCCCCGAAAGAGCCATAA
- a CDS encoding methyltransferase domain-containing protein, whose amino-acid sequence MAPSPTEKQRIETEFHDRWAKSMDLDSLLVREAFEASTAMENRWAYEKLSPVAGKSLLDLGCGAGETSVYLALQGAEVTAVDISPEMVAMAQKLAARHGVRLKSLACVAEALPFADGSFDLVFGNGVLHHVELVPALKEIRRVLKPGGKAAFIEPLKHNPVIEIYRRLASDNRTPTEFPLGFGDLERIREVFPKLHHKEFWLATLYLFVHFYVVERASPSKVRYWKKVIEEAARYDWMFQPLRRLDEKLLRFLPFLGRYCWNTVLVAEKEAA is encoded by the coding sequence ATGGCTCCCTCTCCCACTGAAAAACAGCGCATAGAGACCGAGTTCCACGACCGCTGGGCCAAGAGCATGGACTTGGACTCGCTTCTCGTGCGCGAGGCCTTCGAGGCTTCGACCGCCATGGAGAACCGCTGGGCCTATGAGAAGCTTTCTCCGGTCGCGGGAAAGTCCCTTCTGGACCTGGGCTGCGGAGCCGGGGAGACCTCCGTTTATCTCGCCCTGCAAGGAGCCGAGGTCACGGCCGTGGACATCTCTCCCGAGATGGTGGCCATGGCCCAGAAGCTTGCGGCCCGGCACGGAGTCCGCTTGAAGTCCCTGGCCTGCGTAGCCGAGGCTCTGCCCTTCGCCGATGGGAGCTTCGATCTCGTCTTCGGAAACGGGGTGCTCCACCACGTCGAGCTCGTCCCCGCCCTCAAGGAAATCCGCCGGGTCTTGAAGCCCGGAGGCAAGGCCGCCTTCATCGAGCCCCTCAAGCACAACCCGGTCATAGAGATTTACCGGCGCCTGGCCTCGGACAACCGGACCCCCACGGAATTTCCCCTGGGCTTCGGGGATCTCGAGCGCATCCGAGAGGTCTTCCCCAAGCTCCACCACAAGGAATTCTGGCTGGCCACCCTCTACCTCTTCGTCCACTTCTACGTGGTCGAGAGGGCCTCTCCCTCCAAGGTGCGCTACTGGAAGAAAGTCATCGAGGAGGCCGCCCGCTACGACTGGATGTTCCAGCCCTTGAGGCGCTTGGACGAGAAGCTCCTGCGCTTCCTGCCCTTTTTGGGGCGCTACTGCTGGAACACGGTCCTGGTCGCGGAAAAGGAGGCGGCGTGA